The following coding sequences lie in one Micromonospora sp. R77 genomic window:
- a CDS encoding glucose-6-phosphate isomerase — protein sequence MSDLLAGPVDVAAGLAVYGADPVDRSAPASVRAALVARDVPGRLAAKDPTLWGPAAEAEARTRLGWVDTHLRSRELLPQLAELIDELADLDHVVLAGMGGSSLAPEVVARTLGRPLTVLDTTDPGQVRAALADRLDRTVVVISSKSGTTVETDSHRRAYWQAFLDAGMTEAEAARHFVVVTDPDSPLAATAAEMGVVTIVADPEVGGRYSALTAFGLVPTALAGVPVTELLDDAEALAGSLGQDRDNPGLALGVALGAAATTGRDTVALVGDGTGLDGLGDWVEQLLAESTGKAGLGILPVVVESPQAPGATGPGVLTVAYGGALAAGAVPGVGGADVAVNGPLGAQFLTWEYATAVAGAVLGVDPFDQPDVAESKENTARLLAAGPPAATPSFTEGAIEVYAPAGAPDDLAGVLRWLLDGLGDDGYLAVSAYLDRHADAAVAGLRPLLAGATARPVTFGWGPRFLHSTGQYHKGGPAVGSHLQLTGAVTADLPVPGRPYTFGELQAAQAAGDRQALADRGRPVLRLHLTDRAAGVAQLLVAAGRT from the coding sequence GTGAGCGACCTGCTGGCCGGACCGGTGGACGTGGCGGCCGGGCTGGCCGTGTACGGCGCGGACCCGGTGGACCGGTCCGCGCCGGCCTCTGTCCGGGCCGCCCTGGTGGCCCGGGACGTCCCCGGCCGGCTGGCCGCGAAGGACCCCACCCTGTGGGGCCCGGCGGCCGAGGCCGAGGCGCGGACCCGGCTCGGCTGGGTGGACACCCACCTGCGCAGCCGGGAACTGCTCCCCCAGCTCGCCGAGCTGATCGACGAGCTGGCCGACCTGGACCACGTGGTGCTCGCCGGGATGGGCGGCTCCTCGCTGGCCCCGGAGGTCGTGGCGCGGACCCTGGGTCGCCCGCTGACCGTGCTGGACACCACCGACCCGGGGCAGGTCCGCGCGGCGCTCGCCGACCGGCTGGACCGTACCGTCGTGGTGATCTCCAGCAAGTCCGGCACGACGGTGGAGACCGACAGCCACCGGCGGGCCTACTGGCAGGCGTTCCTGGACGCCGGCATGACCGAGGCCGAGGCGGCCCGGCACTTCGTGGTGGTCACCGACCCGGACTCGCCGTTGGCGGCGACCGCCGCCGAGATGGGCGTGGTCACCATCGTCGCCGACCCGGAGGTCGGCGGCCGGTACTCGGCGCTGACCGCGTTCGGCCTGGTGCCGACGGCGCTGGCCGGGGTGCCGGTGACCGAGCTGCTCGACGACGCCGAGGCGCTGGCCGGTTCGCTGGGGCAGGACCGGGACAACCCCGGCCTGGCCCTGGGCGTGGCGCTCGGCGCGGCGGCGACCACCGGCCGGGACACCGTGGCCCTGGTCGGCGACGGCACCGGCCTGGACGGGCTGGGCGACTGGGTCGAGCAGCTACTCGCCGAGTCGACCGGCAAGGCCGGGCTCGGCATCCTGCCGGTCGTGGTCGAGTCGCCGCAGGCGCCCGGGGCGACCGGGCCCGGCGTGCTCACCGTGGCCTACGGCGGGGCGCTGGCGGCCGGGGCCGTACCGGGGGTAGGCGGCGCGGACGTGGCGGTCAACGGCCCGCTCGGCGCCCAGTTCCTGACCTGGGAGTACGCCACCGCCGTGGCGGGCGCGGTGCTCGGCGTCGACCCGTTCGACCAGCCGGACGTCGCGGAGAGCAAGGAGAACACGGCCCGTCTGCTGGCCGCCGGACCGCCGGCCGCGACGCCGTCGTTCACCGAGGGCGCGATCGAGGTGTACGCCCCGGCGGGCGCCCCCGACGACCTGGCCGGCGTGCTGCGGTGGCTGCTCGACGGGCTCGGCGACGACGGTTACCTGGCGGTGTCGGCGTACCTCGACCGGCACGCCGACGCGGCCGTGGCCGGCCTGCGCCCGCTGCTGGCCGGGGCGACCGCGCGGCCGGTGACCTTCGGCTGGGGCCCCCGGTTCCTGCACTCCACCGGCCAGTACCACAAGGGCGGCCCGGCGGTCGGCAGCCATCTTCAGCTGACCGGCGCGGTGACCGCCGACCTGCCGGTGCCCGGCCGGCCGTACACCTTCGGGGAGCTGCAGGCGGCGCAGGCCGCCGGCGACCGGCAGGCCCTGGCCGACCGGGGGCGACCGGTGCTGCGACTGCACCTGACCGACCGGGCGGCCGGCGTGGCCCAGCTTCTCGTTGCGGCCGGACGGACCTGA
- a CDS encoding RimK family alpha-L-glutamate ligase produces the protein MTDHHQSTRGKPRVALVTCTKLPDLEPDDRLVLAPLTALGVHAEPAVWDDPSVDWSRYDLAVLRSPWDYALRRDEFVAWAQTVPRLVNPADVVRWNTDKRYLAELSAAGVPTVPTVWVEPGERWTPPAEAGEYVIKPAVSAGSQDTGRYDLADPEHRTLAEAHVARLSAAGRVSMLQPYLSAVDTVGETALLFFTGPGGLAFSHAIRKGPMLTGPDLGETALYKEEQIDARTATPEQLAVARRVLDAIPGGTGSLLYARVDLIPGPDGSPVLVELELTEPSLFIGYADGAPDRLAAAITAHLP, from the coding sequence TTGACCGACCACCACCAGTCGACCCGGGGGAAACCCCGGGTCGCTCTCGTCACCTGCACCAAGCTGCCGGACCTCGAACCGGACGATCGGCTCGTGCTCGCCCCGCTCACCGCCCTCGGCGTCCACGCCGAGCCGGCCGTCTGGGACGACCCGAGCGTCGACTGGTCCCGGTACGACCTCGCGGTGCTCCGCTCACCCTGGGACTACGCGCTGCGGCGCGACGAGTTCGTCGCCTGGGCGCAGACCGTTCCGCGCCTGGTCAACCCCGCCGACGTGGTCCGCTGGAACACCGACAAGCGTTACCTGGCCGAGCTCTCGGCGGCGGGCGTACCGACCGTGCCGACGGTCTGGGTCGAGCCGGGGGAGCGCTGGACCCCGCCCGCCGAGGCGGGGGAGTACGTGATCAAGCCGGCGGTCAGCGCCGGCAGCCAGGACACCGGCCGGTACGACCTGGCCGATCCGGAGCACCGGACGCTCGCCGAGGCGCACGTCGCGCGACTCTCCGCAGCCGGCCGGGTCAGCATGCTACAGCCGTACCTGAGCGCGGTGGACACCGTGGGAGAGACGGCCCTGCTCTTCTTCACCGGCCCCGGCGGCCTGGCCTTCAGCCACGCGATCCGCAAGGGTCCGATGCTGACCGGTCCCGACCTCGGCGAGACCGCGCTCTACAAGGAGGAGCAGATCGACGCCCGGACGGCCACGCCGGAACAGTTGGCGGTGGCCCGCCGCGTCCTCGACGCGATCCCCGGCGGTACCGGGTCGCTGCTCTACGCGCGGGTCGACCTCATCCCCGGCCCGGACGGCTCACCCGTCCTGGTCGAGCTGGAGCTCACCGAGCCCAGCCTCTTCATCGGGTACGCCGACGGCGCCCCCGACCGCCTCGCCGCCGCCATCACCGCCCACCTGCCCTGA
- a CDS encoding glucose-6-phosphate dehydrogenase assembly protein OpcA: MIGLWDTTGNEVVKALAAERRSAGGVASGMALTLIVVADEKQVREAEAAATIAAAAHPCRIVVVVRSDVERDRNRLDAEIVVGGRLGPCEAVVTRMYGRLALHAESVVMPLLVPDVPVVTWWHGEPPVEISTDFLGVVADRRITDCAQAADPIAALKQRAADYAPGDTDLAWTRITPWRTLVAGAFDTTQARVTEATVVAPRTDPTAALMRGWLAARLGIDPAWEHTDEYPRMREVQLRCANGDELTLTRDDSIATFRRTGQDDRTLPLVRRPLGDELAEELRRLDADQIYAEALGTAAGLTGLDERPAHRRHVWKDPATAQRAEAGITAHAGATANP; this comes from the coding sequence ATGATCGGGCTGTGGGACACCACCGGCAACGAGGTGGTCAAGGCGCTCGCCGCCGAACGGCGCAGCGCCGGCGGGGTGGCCAGCGGCATGGCGCTCACCCTGATCGTGGTGGCGGACGAGAAGCAGGTCCGGGAGGCGGAGGCGGCGGCGACCATCGCCGCGGCCGCCCACCCGTGCCGGATCGTCGTGGTGGTCCGCTCCGACGTCGAACGGGACCGTAACCGGCTGGACGCCGAGATCGTCGTCGGCGGCCGGCTCGGCCCGTGCGAGGCGGTGGTGACCCGGATGTACGGTCGGCTGGCCCTGCACGCCGAGTCGGTGGTGATGCCACTGCTGGTGCCGGACGTACCGGTGGTGACCTGGTGGCACGGCGAACCGCCGGTGGAGATCTCCACCGACTTCCTCGGTGTGGTGGCGGACCGCCGGATCACCGACTGCGCGCAGGCGGCCGACCCGATCGCGGCGCTGAAGCAGCGGGCCGCGGACTACGCCCCCGGCGACACCGACCTGGCCTGGACCCGGATCACCCCGTGGCGCACCCTGGTCGCCGGGGCGTTCGACACCACCCAGGCCCGGGTCACCGAGGCGACCGTGGTGGCGCCCCGCACCGACCCGACGGCGGCGCTGATGCGCGGCTGGCTGGCCGCCCGGCTGGGCATCGACCCGGCCTGGGAGCACACCGACGAATACCCGCGGATGCGCGAGGTGCAGCTGCGCTGCGCCAACGGCGACGAGCTGACCCTCACCCGGGACGACAGCATCGCGACGTTCCGGCGGACCGGTCAGGACGACCGGACGCTGCCGCTGGTGCGCCGGCCGCTCGGCGACGAGCTGGCCGAGGAACTGCGGCGGCTCGACGCCGACCAGATCTACGCCGAGGCGCTGGGCACCGCCGCCGGGCTCACCGGGTTGGACGAGCGTCCCGCCCACCGGCGGCACGTGTGGAAGGACCCGGCGACCGCCCAGCGGGCCGAGGCGGGGATCACCGCGCACGCCGGCGCGACCGCGAACCCGTGA
- the tkt gene encoding transketolase, with translation MAANRPEQPALNWSDLDRRAVDTVRVLAMDAVEKSGNGHPGTAMSLAPAAYLLFNRVMRHNPADPNWPGRDRFVLSAGHSSLTLYIQLFLAGYPLALDDLKSLRQWGSLTPGHPEHGHTPGVETTTGPLGQGLGNAVGMAMAARRERGLFDPDPDRADSPFRHDIWCIASDGDIEEGISHEVSALAGHQQLGNLCVIYDDNEISIEDDTRIAKSEDVAARYEAYGWHVQTVDWRRGDADQDDYHEDVEALYQALLAAKAETDRPSFVALRTIIGWPAPNKKNTGKIHGSALGADEVKATKEILGFDPQQTFQVDEEVLGHARQVLERGAEAQAAWTTAFDAWAQANPERKALWDRMAVRQLPQGWTDALPTFPADAKGVATRAASGKVLEALAPVLPELWGGSADLAESNNTTMKGEPSFIPAVHATKDFPGDEYGRTLHFGIREHAMGAILNGIALHGGTRAYGGTFLVFSDYMRPSVRLAALMKLPVTYVWTHDSIGLGEDGPTHQPVEHLTALRAIPGLDVVRPADANETAWAWRQALEHTDRPTALALSRQPLPTIDREQYGPAEGTAKGGYVLAEASNGKPQVIIVGTGSEVQLCLTARERLEADGTPTRVVSMPCQEWFYEQDESYRESVLPRGVKARVSVEAGIAMSWRGIVGDSGESVSLEHYGASAPHTVLFEQFGFTPDRIVAAAHAALTRVGDITGFTTGN, from the coding sequence GTGGCTGCCAACCGACCCGAGCAACCCGCACTCAACTGGTCCGACCTCGACCGCAGGGCCGTCGACACGGTCCGCGTGCTGGCCATGGACGCCGTGGAGAAATCCGGCAACGGTCACCCGGGCACGGCGATGAGCCTCGCGCCCGCGGCGTACCTGCTCTTCAACCGGGTCATGCGGCACAACCCGGCCGACCCGAACTGGCCCGGCCGGGACCGGTTCGTGCTCTCCGCCGGGCACTCCAGCCTGACGCTCTACATCCAGCTCTTCCTCGCCGGCTACCCGCTCGCCCTGGACGACCTGAAGTCGCTGCGGCAGTGGGGTTCGCTCACCCCGGGCCACCCGGAGCACGGCCACACCCCGGGCGTGGAGACCACCACCGGCCCGCTCGGCCAGGGCCTGGGCAACGCGGTCGGCATGGCGATGGCGGCCCGCCGCGAGCGCGGCCTGTTCGACCCGGACCCGGACCGCGCCGACTCGCCGTTCCGGCACGACATCTGGTGCATCGCCTCCGACGGCGACATCGAGGAGGGCATCAGCCACGAGGTCAGCGCCCTCGCCGGCCACCAGCAGCTCGGCAACCTCTGCGTGATCTACGACGACAACGAGATCTCGATCGAGGACGACACCCGGATCGCCAAGAGCGAGGACGTGGCGGCCCGTTACGAGGCGTACGGCTGGCACGTGCAGACCGTCGACTGGCGGCGCGGCGACGCCGACCAGGACGACTACCACGAGGACGTGGAGGCGCTGTACCAGGCGCTGCTGGCCGCGAAGGCGGAGACCGACCGGCCGAGCTTCGTCGCGCTGCGCACCATCATCGGCTGGCCCGCGCCGAACAAGAAGAACACCGGCAAGATCCACGGCTCCGCGCTCGGCGCGGACGAGGTGAAGGCCACCAAGGAGATCCTCGGCTTCGACCCGCAGCAGACCTTCCAGGTGGACGAGGAGGTCCTCGGGCACGCCCGGCAGGTGCTGGAGCGGGGTGCCGAGGCGCAGGCGGCGTGGACCACCGCGTTCGACGCGTGGGCGCAGGCCAACCCGGAGCGCAAGGCGCTGTGGGACCGGATGGCCGTCCGGCAGCTGCCGCAGGGCTGGACCGACGCCCTGCCGACCTTCCCCGCCGACGCGAAGGGCGTCGCCACCCGGGCCGCCTCCGGCAAGGTGCTGGAGGCCCTGGCCCCGGTCCTGCCGGAGCTCTGGGGCGGCTCGGCCGACCTGGCGGAGAGCAACAACACCACCATGAAGGGCGAGCCGTCCTTCATCCCGGCGGTGCACGCCACCAAGGACTTCCCGGGCGACGAGTACGGCCGCACCCTGCACTTCGGCATCCGTGAGCACGCCATGGGCGCGATCCTCAACGGCATCGCCCTGCACGGCGGCACCCGGGCCTACGGCGGCACGTTCCTGGTGTTCAGCGACTACATGCGCCCGTCGGTCCGGCTCGCCGCGCTGATGAAGCTCCCGGTGACGTACGTCTGGACGCACGACTCGATCGGCCTCGGCGAGGACGGCCCGACCCACCAGCCGGTGGAGCACCTGACCGCGCTGCGGGCCATCCCCGGCCTGGACGTGGTGCGCCCGGCCGACGCCAACGAGACCGCGTGGGCGTGGCGGCAGGCGCTGGAGCACACCGACCGGCCGACCGCGCTGGCGCTGTCCCGCCAGCCGCTGCCGACCATCGACCGGGAGCAGTACGGCCCCGCCGAGGGCACCGCCAAGGGCGGCTACGTGCTGGCCGAGGCGTCCAACGGCAAGCCGCAGGTGATCATCGTCGGCACCGGCTCCGAGGTGCAGCTCTGCCTCACCGCCCGGGAGCGGCTGGAGGCCGACGGCACCCCCACCCGGGTCGTCTCGATGCCCTGCCAGGAGTGGTTCTACGAGCAGGACGAGTCGTACCGGGAGTCGGTGCTGCCGCGCGGGGTAAAGGCACGGGTGAGCGTGGAGGCGGGCATCGCGATGTCCTGGCGCGGGATCGTCGGCGACAGCGGCGAGAGCGTGAGCCTGGAGCACTACGGCGCGAGTGCCCCGCACACCGTGCTCTTCGAACAGTTCGGGTTCACCCCCGACCGGATCGTGGCCGCCGCGCACGCGGCGCTGACCCGGGTGGGCGACATCACCGGTTTCACGACCGGCAACTGA
- the zwf gene encoding glucose-6-phosphate dehydrogenase: protein MNPLRDPQDRRLPRIPEPCALVIFGVTGDLARKKLLPAVYDLANRGLLPPGFVVLGFARRDWGDGDFETLACEAARKHARTPWRDEVWARLAGNIKFVGGSFDDDAAFDQLATTLDELRTSHGIPGNAAFYFSIPPAAFPVVLKQLARTGMADNAKSGGWRRVVVEKPFGNDLPSAKELNDLVDDVFTGQDVFRIDHYLGKETVQNILALRFANNLFEPLWNSKYVDSVQITMAEDVGIGTRAGFYDTVGTARDVLQNHLLQLLALVAMEEPTSFDADEIRAEKLKVLKAITVPKDVARDTVRGQYLPGWVGGERAVGYLDEEGVPEDSTTETYVAVRLGIQNRRWAGVPFYIRAGKRLPRRVTEVAIMFKKAPHLPFNPADMESLGPNQLVIRVQPDEGVVLKFGSKVPGTTMEVRDIAMDFQYGEAFTESSPEAYERLVLDVLIGDRTLFPDAAEVEQSWQVVDPLEHAWTGTKPEPYRSGEWGPRAADEMLAREGRAWRRA, encoded by the coding sequence GTGAACCCGCTGCGCGACCCCCAGGACCGGCGACTGCCACGGATCCCGGAGCCCTGCGCTCTGGTGATCTTCGGCGTCACCGGTGACCTGGCGCGGAAGAAGTTGCTGCCGGCGGTCTACGACCTGGCGAACCGAGGGCTGCTGCCGCCCGGTTTCGTGGTCCTGGGCTTCGCCCGGCGGGACTGGGGTGACGGGGACTTCGAGACCCTGGCCTGCGAGGCCGCCCGCAAGCACGCCCGCACCCCCTGGCGGGACGAGGTCTGGGCCCGGCTGGCCGGCAACATCAAGTTCGTGGGCGGCTCGTTCGACGACGACGCGGCCTTCGACCAGCTGGCCACCACGCTGGACGAGCTGCGCACCAGCCACGGCATCCCGGGCAACGCCGCCTTCTACTTCTCCATCCCCCCGGCGGCCTTCCCGGTGGTGCTCAAGCAGCTGGCCCGCACCGGCATGGCGGACAACGCCAAGTCCGGCGGCTGGCGGCGGGTCGTGGTGGAGAAGCCGTTCGGCAACGACCTGCCCTCCGCGAAGGAGCTCAACGACCTGGTCGACGACGTGTTCACCGGGCAGGACGTCTTCCGGATCGACCACTACCTGGGCAAGGAGACGGTCCAGAACATCCTGGCCCTGCGGTTCGCCAACAACCTCTTCGAACCGCTGTGGAACTCCAAGTACGTCGACTCGGTGCAGATCACCATGGCCGAGGACGTCGGCATCGGCACCCGGGCCGGCTTCTACGACACCGTCGGCACCGCCCGTGACGTGCTGCAGAACCACCTGCTCCAGCTCCTCGCCCTGGTGGCGATGGAGGAGCCCACCAGCTTCGACGCGGACGAGATCCGCGCCGAAAAGCTCAAGGTGCTCAAGGCCATCACCGTGCCGAAGGACGTCGCCCGGGACACCGTGCGCGGCCAGTACCTGCCCGGCTGGGTCGGCGGCGAGCGCGCCGTCGGCTACCTGGACGAGGAGGGCGTGCCCGAGGACTCCACCACGGAGACCTACGTCGCCGTCCGGCTCGGCATCCAGAACCGTCGGTGGGCGGGGGTGCCGTTCTACATCCGCGCCGGCAAGCGGCTGCCCCGCCGGGTCACCGAGGTGGCCATCATGTTCAAGAAGGCGCCGCACCTGCCGTTCAACCCGGCGGACATGGAGTCGCTCGGCCCCAACCAGCTGGTCATCCGGGTCCAGCCGGACGAGGGCGTGGTGCTGAAGTTCGGTTCCAAGGTGCCCGGCACCACGATGGAGGTCCGCGACATCGCGATGGACTTCCAGTACGGCGAGGCGTTCACCGAGTCCAGCCCCGAGGCGTACGAGCGGCTCGTGCTGGACGTGCTGATCGGGGACCGGACGCTCTTCCCGGACGCCGCCGAGGTGGAGCAGAGCTGGCAGGTCGTGGACCCGCTGGAGCACGCCTGGACGGGCACCAAGCCGGAGCCGTACCGGTCCGGCGAGTGGGGGCCGCGCGCGGCCGACGAGATGCTGGCCCGCGAGGGCCGGGCTTGGAGAAGAGCATGA
- a CDS encoding heme o synthase: MSMITERPVSNSAGQPPVRTEDAASATGRRDVRAVVSAYVALTKPRIVELLLVTTVPAMMLADGGMPSLWLVAVVLIGGSLAAGAASVINCYIDRDIDQLMRRTKRRPLPAHTVSPRNALVFGLVLAVVSVVLMAVATNWLAAGLTLAAIAYYDLVYTLWLKRTTAANTFWGGACGAAPVLIGWAAVTGTLSPAAWGLFAVVFFWQMPHFYALAIKYKADYARAGIPMLPVVASVRRVNAEIIIFSWLTLLSSLAVWPLGMSPIYGVTALVVGGIFVVEAHKLCRRAARGEAVKPMRLFHWSTTYLTILFAAVALDALL, translated from the coding sequence GTGAGCATGATCACCGAGCGCCCCGTCAGCAACTCTGCCGGGCAGCCGCCGGTGCGCACGGAGGACGCGGCGTCGGCGACCGGGCGGCGGGACGTCCGCGCGGTCGTCTCGGCGTACGTGGCGCTGACCAAGCCCCGGATCGTCGAGCTGCTGCTGGTGACCACGGTGCCGGCGATGATGCTCGCCGACGGTGGCATGCCGTCGCTGTGGCTGGTGGCCGTCGTGCTGATCGGCGGCTCGCTGGCGGCCGGCGCGGCCAGCGTCATCAACTGCTACATCGACCGGGACATCGACCAGCTGATGCGGCGTACCAAGCGCCGCCCGCTGCCGGCGCACACCGTGTCGCCGCGCAACGCGCTGGTCTTCGGGCTCGTGCTCGCGGTGGTCTCGGTGGTGCTGATGGCCGTGGCCACCAACTGGCTGGCGGCCGGGCTGACCCTGGCCGCGATCGCCTACTACGACCTCGTCTACACGCTCTGGCTCAAGCGGACCACCGCCGCCAACACCTTCTGGGGCGGCGCGTGCGGGGCGGCGCCGGTGCTGATCGGCTGGGCCGCGGTCACCGGCACGCTGTCGCCGGCCGCGTGGGGGCTCTTCGCGGTGGTCTTCTTCTGGCAGATGCCGCACTTCTACGCGCTGGCCATCAAGTACAAGGCGGACTACGCCCGCGCGGGCATCCCGATGCTGCCGGTGGTGGCGTCGGTGCGCCGGGTCAACGCCGAGATCATCATCTTCTCCTGGCTCACACTGCTCTCCTCGCTCGCCGTCTGGCCGCTGGGCATGAGCCCGATCTACGGGGTCACCGCGCTGGTGGTGGGCGGCATCTTCGTGGTGGAGGCGCACAAGCTCTGCCGGCGGGCTGCGCGGGGCGAGGCGGTCAAGCCGATGCGCCTGTTCCACTGGTCCACCACCTACCTGACCATCCTCTTCGCCGCGGTGGCGCTCGACGCGCTGCTCTGA
- the secG gene encoding preprotein translocase subunit SecG: protein MPIAFAYTLIVLLIITSIMLTLLILLHRGKGGGMSSMFGGGVSSSLAGSSVAEKNLDRYTVLVGIVWFACIVGIGLWLRLQMSSGA, encoded by the coding sequence ATGCCGATCGCGTTCGCATACACGTTGATCGTGTTGTTGATCATCACGAGCATCATGCTCACCCTGCTCATCCTGCTGCACCGAGGTAAGGGTGGCGGGATGTCGAGCATGTTCGGCGGTGGCGTCAGCTCCAGCCTCGCCGGGTCGTCGGTGGCCGAGAAGAACCTCGACCGCTACACCGTCCTGGTGGGGATCGTCTGGTTCGCCTGCATCGTGGGGATCGGGCTCTGGCTCCGCCTCCAGATGAGCAGCGGGGCATAG
- the pgl gene encoding 6-phosphogluconolactonase: MSEASVAVHADADLLAQAVAARLVVKLLDAQADRGQASVVLTGGRIAAAVYRAVAALPARDAVDWSRVDVWWGDERFLPAGDPERNETQARAALLDAVPLDPARIHPMPASDGPAGNDPEGAAARYAEELAVAARPGHAALPHFDVLMLGVGEDGHVASVFPEHPVHHDNRPVSAVRGSPKPPPVRTTLTLPAINTAEEVWLVASGADKSRAVGMALAGAGPVQLPAAGAHGVARTLWLLDRAAAADVPARLRSVRK; encoded by the coding sequence ATGAGTGAGGCGAGTGTCGCCGTCCACGCCGACGCCGACCTGCTGGCGCAGGCGGTGGCGGCCCGGCTGGTGGTGAAGCTGCTCGACGCGCAGGCGGACCGGGGTCAGGCCTCGGTGGTGCTGACCGGCGGGCGGATCGCCGCGGCGGTGTACCGGGCGGTGGCGGCGCTGCCGGCCCGGGACGCGGTGGACTGGTCCCGGGTCGACGTCTGGTGGGGTGACGAGCGTTTCCTGCCGGCCGGCGACCCGGAGCGCAACGAGACCCAGGCCCGGGCGGCGCTGCTGGACGCGGTGCCGCTGGACCCGGCCCGGATCCACCCGATGCCGGCCTCCGACGGCCCGGCCGGCAACGACCCGGAGGGGGCCGCCGCCCGGTACGCCGAGGAGCTGGCCGTCGCGGCCCGCCCGGGGCACGCCGCGCTCCCCCACTTCGACGTGCTGATGCTGGGCGTGGGCGAGGACGGGCACGTGGCGTCGGTCTTCCCGGAGCACCCGGTGCACCACGACAACCGGCCGGTCAGCGCGGTGCGGGGCAGCCCGAAGCCGCCGCCGGTGCGGACCACGCTCACCCTGCCGGCGATCAACACGGCCGAGGAGGTCTGGCTGGTGGCCAGCGGCGCGGACAAGTCCCGCGCGGTGGGCATGGCGCTGGCCGGGGCGGGTCCGGTGCAACTGCCGGCGGCGGGGGCGCACGGCGTCGCACGTACCCTCTGGCTGCTGGACCGGGCCGCGGCGGCCGACGTGCCGGCCCGCCTGCGCAGCGTGCGGAAGTGA
- a CDS encoding RNA polymerase-binding protein RbpA, with protein sequence MLTGNTFRGTRIGSGPERLTERYAPAPRRAVTYWCRNDHRVEIQIAAEAETPPGWECPHCGQPAGPDAQNPPGRARAEPFKSHLAYVKERRSPEEGEAILAEALAALRRRRGRS encoded by the coding sequence GTGCTGACTGGCAACACCTTCCGAGGCACCCGGATCGGGTCCGGTCCCGAACGACTCACCGAGCGCTATGCGCCGGCCCCACGCCGCGCGGTCACCTACTGGTGCCGCAACGACCACCGGGTCGAGATCCAGATCGCCGCCGAGGCGGAGACGCCGCCGGGCTGGGAGTGCCCGCACTGCGGCCAGCCCGCCGGCCCCGACGCGCAGAACCCGCCCGGCCGGGCCCGGGCCGAGCCCTTCAAGAGCCACCTGGCGTACGTGAAGGAGCGGCGCTCCCCCGAAGAGGGGGAGGCCATCCTCGCCGAGGCGCTGGCCGCCCTGCGCCGCCGCCGCGGCCGGTCCTGA
- the tal gene encoding transaldolase — MTDRLSELTAAGVAVWLDDLSRVRLSSGGLDQLRREQHVAGVTTNPSIFAKALSDATEYNWQLTDLATRGIEVEEAVRMLTTYDVRWACDVMRPSYDGSAGVDGRVSIEVDPRLAHETAKTVAEAKALWWLVDRPNLFIKIPATEEGLPAITATLAEGISVNVTLIFGLDRYSAVMEAFLAGLEQAKANGHDLSKIGSVASFFVSRVDTEVDKRLEKIGSDRAKALRGKAAVANAQLAYERYGKVFSSDRWQALADAGAHPQRPLWASTSTKNPDYRDVIYVEELIAPGTVNTMPESVIHAYADHGETRGDTITGSYDDARQVFTDLEAVGVDMADVIATLEREGVEKFEASWLELLEGVKKSLTEAAKGTGEPNKAAKDNAQAAQQAGGNA, encoded by the coding sequence ATGACGGACAGGCTGAGCGAGCTCACCGCCGCGGGTGTGGCGGTCTGGCTCGACGATCTTTCCCGGGTACGACTGAGCTCCGGCGGGCTGGACCAGCTCCGCCGGGAGCAGCACGTGGCCGGCGTGACCACCAACCCGAGCATCTTCGCCAAGGCGCTCAGTGACGCCACGGAGTACAACTGGCAGCTGACCGACCTCGCCACCCGTGGCATCGAGGTCGAGGAGGCGGTCCGCATGCTCACCACGTACGACGTGCGGTGGGCGTGCGACGTGATGCGCCCGTCGTACGACGGCAGCGCCGGGGTGGACGGCCGGGTCTCGATCGAGGTCGACCCCCGGCTGGCCCACGAGACGGCGAAGACCGTCGCCGAGGCCAAGGCGCTCTGGTGGCTGGTCGACCGGCCGAACCTCTTCATCAAGATCCCGGCGACCGAGGAGGGCCTGCCGGCGATCACCGCGACCCTGGCCGAGGGGATCAGCGTCAACGTGACCCTGATCTTCGGGCTGGACCGCTACTCGGCGGTGATGGAGGCCTTCCTCGCCGGCCTGGAGCAGGCCAAGGCGAACGGCCACGACCTGTCGAAGATCGGCTCGGTGGCGTCGTTCTTCGTCTCCCGGGTCGACACCGAGGTCGACAAGCGACTCGAGAAGATCGGCTCCGACCGGGCGAAGGCGCTGCGCGGCAAGGCCGCCGTGGCCAACGCCCAGCTGGCGTACGAGCGCTACGGCAAGGTCTTCTCCTCGGACCGCTGGCAGGCCCTGGCCGACGCCGGCGCTCACCCGCAGCGCCCGCTCTGGGCCTCCACCTCGACGAAGAACCCCGACTACCGGGACGTCATCTACGTCGAGGAGCTGATCGCCCCCGGCACGGTCAACACCATGCCGGAGTCGGTCATCCACGCGTACGCCGACCACGGCGAGACGCGGGGCGACACCATCACCGGCTCGTACGACGACGCGCGGCAGGTCTTCACCGACCTGGAGGCCGTCGGCGTGGACATGGCCGACGTGATCGCCACCCTGGAGCGCGAAGGCGTGGAGAAGTTCGAGGCCAGCTGGCTGGAGCTGCTCGAAGGGGTGAAGAAGTCGCTGACCGAGGCGGCGAAGGGCACCGGCGAGCCGAACAAGGCCGCCAAGGACAACGCGCAGGCCGCCCAGCAGGCCGGGGGCAACGCGTGA